A part of Tachysurus vachellii isolate PV-2020 chromosome 4, HZAU_Pvac_v1, whole genome shotgun sequence genomic DNA contains:
- the lmo4b gene encoding LIM domain transcription factor LMO4b isoform X1, whose amino-acid sequence MVNPGGSAQSAPVGGGTMSWKRCAGCGGKIADRFLLYAMDSYWHSRCLKCSCCQAQLGEIGTSCYTKSGMILCRNDYIRLFGNSGACSACGQSIPASELVMRAQGNVYHLKCFTCSTCRNRLVPGDRFHYINGSLFCEHDRPTALMNGHLSSLQTNPLLPDQKVC is encoded by the exons ATGGTGAACCCAGGAGGCAGTGCTCAGTCCGCACCAGTTGGAGGTGGTACCATGTCGTGGAAGCGATGTGCGGGATGTGGAGGGAAGATCGCCGACCGATTCCTCCTCTACGCCATGGACAGCTACTGGCACAGCCGCTGCCTCAAATGCTCGTGCTGCCAAGCCCAGCTCGGAGAGATCGGCACCTCATGCTACACCAAAAGTGGCATGATCCTGTGCAGAAATGACTACATCAG gttattTGGGAACAGCGGGGCATGCAGTGCTTGTGGCCAGTCCATCCCAGCCAGTGAACTGGTCATGAGGGCACAGGGCAACGTGTATCACCTCAAG TGTTTCACGTGTTCTACCTGCCGGAACCGGCTTGTCCCTGGAGATCGGTTCCACTACATCAACGGCAGCTTGTTCTGCGAACATGATAGACCCACAGCGCTCATGAACGGCCACTTGAGTTCACTGCAGACGAACCCACTACTTCCTGATCAGAAG gtgtgtTAA
- the lmo4b gene encoding LIM domain transcription factor LMO4b isoform X2 yields the protein MVNPGGSAQSAPVGGGTMSWKRCAGCGGKIADRFLLYAMDSYWHSRCLKCSCCQAQLGEIGTSCYTKSGMILCRNDYIRLFGNSGACSACGQSIPASELVMRAQGNVYHLKCFTCSTCRNRLVPGDRFHYINGSLFCEHDRPTALMNGHLSSLQTNPLLPDQKKPCTLGAVLKRCSKPRQKETNFIKRSCVLKGRSCSKRDVCLHSSPRSLSLKISQS from the exons ATGGTGAACCCAGGAGGCAGTGCTCAGTCCGCACCAGTTGGAGGTGGTACCATGTCGTGGAAGCGATGTGCGGGATGTGGAGGGAAGATCGCCGACCGATTCCTCCTCTACGCCATGGACAGCTACTGGCACAGCCGCTGCCTCAAATGCTCGTGCTGCCAAGCCCAGCTCGGAGAGATCGGCACCTCATGCTACACCAAAAGTGGCATGATCCTGTGCAGAAATGACTACATCAG gttattTGGGAACAGCGGGGCATGCAGTGCTTGTGGCCAGTCCATCCCAGCCAGTGAACTGGTCATGAGGGCACAGGGCAACGTGTATCACCTCAAG TGTTTCACGTGTTCTACCTGCCGGAACCGGCTTGTCCCTGGAGATCGGTTCCACTACATCAACGGCAGCTTGTTCTGCGAACATGATAGACCCACAGCGCTCATGAACGGCCACTTGAGTTCACTGCAGACGAACCCACTACTTCCTGATCAGAAG AAGCCGTGCACCCTGGGGGCTGTGCTGAAGCGCTGCTCAAAACCGAGACAAAAAGAGACTAACTTCATAAAACGTTCTT gtgtgtTAAAAGGGAGGAGTTGCTCAAAGCGGGATGTGTGCCTTCATTCCAGCCCTCGCTCATTGTCACTGAAGATCTCTCAGTCCTGA